TTACATAAGCAATGTGTCACTGCAGGACTCTCACCTCAGGGAGAAGAGATCGGGGTGGCTGAGCCCTCAGGAGTTCCATAATTTCCTGTTGGACTCAATGACTTCCATCATCCTGGTCCAAGCTGCTGTCCTCCCTGTTCCCACATGGCAGGCAGACGGATCCTTATAGAAAACATGTCAGATGAGCTTGAAACCTTCTCCTCAGCCTAAAACCCTCCAGCAGCCCCCAGTCACTCAGGAGAAAAGCCAGAAACCTCACAGAGGAGCATAAGGCCTTGCACAATTCAGCACATGCACTACTTCCCCCGTTAACTCTCTGACATTATTGTCAAGTGCTTGCCCTCTCATCCCTGCACCAGGGCATTTGCACTgatgttccctctgcctgaaatgcgtTTCCCTCTCGTGTTACACGGCTCGCTTCCTTAGCTCCATGTGACCTTTTCAGGCAAGCGACCCTGATCACCCTATTTAACCCCACTCCTACCTTCCTGCTAAACAGTGAGCTTCAGGAGGACAGaggtttttctctttcccttcttcattGCTATTTTCTAGCACCTAGAAAATTGACTAACACAAACTCTATCTTCAACAAAAATTTGTtggatgaaaaaaatgaacaaaaacattaACTCAGTTATGCTTGCAGAAATCCCAACAACCTCACCTTTCCTACCCGCCAATCACCTTTTCCCACTGTTTAGACCATCCTGCTTTCTCTCTCAGAAGCACCTCCAAGCTCTATTTTTGGGGAGGCCCACTGGAGATTTGTTTTTCTGCTGCCTTGCACAATAGCATTGTGaataaaattgtttctctttCACAGAAATCCATCATCACAGTGATTGGATTGCTGTGTGATGGCAGAATGAACCTGGTCACTAACAAAAGAGGTAAGGAAGTAGCTGAAGGGGGATATGAGATCAAGGAGGGTTTTCATTAGGTTTTTAAGATGGGAGAGGCGGAACTTCGCCCAAATGCTGAGTGGAAAGAGCCAGGAGAGACTAAGACATAGATTTATGAGAGAACAGATAAAATTAATATAGTGTAAGCTCCTCAAGAAGGCAGGCCGAGACCCAGACATTGCCTAAGAAGAGAGCCTCTCTTCTCCAGGAACAGGACAGATTGAGGGGTTGATGCAGTGGGAGGTGAGTCGGTGGAAGCAATGAGCATTTCTTATGATAGCTTCTGCTTTCTCTGTGGTAGTAGGAAGGGGGTCATGGGCTTGGAGAAAGCAAGGGAGGAGGGAAGCTTGGAGGTTTGCAGGCAAAGGAGAAGACTTGAAATTTTGGACACAGGCCCACAATCAGTTGGCTAATGGAATGAGTGACATCAGACACGAAACACTGGGCCTATCTGTGAAGTGTGATGGAGGCCATAAATTCCGTTTCAGTGTATCTCTGAACCTGCTTAGTGACACCATGAACAAAGCTCACTCTCCCAAGTTGAAAACACGTATGGACAAGTTCTCACTGAAATTAAATGGTGGTAGATACGTCCAAGGAATACTGTGGGGATCCAGTCATTTTATGAATCTTATGATAGATGAATGTGTGAAGATGGCAATTAGTGGACAACAGAACAATATTAGAACAGTGGAAATAGAAGGAAACAGTATCATCACGTTAAAAGCCTTGGAACAGGTCTAAAAAATGGCTGTTCAGCAGAGGAATTCTTGTCCCCTCTCCAAAGGGACTGTTTTCTATGATGTAAAAATTAGATTGTGTACATTTTCAtattaaactttttgttaaataaacttttgtaatagtcaaaaaaaTGGACACAGAATGACAGAGGTGGGTGGTAGTGTTAAATAGGTGGGTGTGGATATTGCTATGTActaagaaatatacatttttatttcatcctcccctaaaacccttggaatctccAAAAGGATAAATGTCTTCTTgtatgcaaataaaattatttttggctaCAGTGTCCTATAGTGTCTGCTGGTGGGGGTTGGTTGGCAGGGAAACCAACCATATGATTAGAAGATTGGAACTTTCAGCCCACTGTCTCCAGGGAGGGTAAAAAAAGTGAAGGGTAAGTCGATCACCAGTGGCCCATGATTTAATCAATTGCCGCtacataatgaagcctccataaaaactcAGAAGGACCGGTTCTGAGAGCTTCCAGGTTGCTGAACACATGGAGGGACCTGGAGCACGGTGCACCCTGGGAGGGCGTGGAAGATCTGTGGCTTTCCCACATACCTTGCCTTATATACTTCTTCATCTGGCAGTTCGTCTACATGCTCCATAACTTTATAACAAACTGGTAAACATAAGtatttctctgagttctgtgagccattctagcaaacgGTTAAACCCAAGGAGGAGGTCGTGGGAACCCTTGATTTATGGCTAATTGCTCAGAAGTACAGGTCACAACCTTGTATTTGCAATTGGTATCTGAAGTTGGGGGCCATCTCATGGGGCTGAGCCCTTTAATGGTGGGGTCTGTGCTGACTCTCAGAACTAAATTGTAAGACACCCAGTTAATGTCTACAGAGCACTGGAGAATTGTTATGTGAAAAACCCACACATCTGGTGTCAAAAGTGAAATAACTGAGTAAGGAACAgagtttgtttttcccttttcagtGGCGGAGGATGTATGGTGGGGCCCAAATGAGGAAGCCTCTGGTTATTAAATAGAACAGATCAAACAAATATAGCACTGTAGGTCAAGGGATCTAAGAGCCATAGACCTCAACTTCCTtattatttggagaaaataattatGAGACAAAGTAGCAAACATCTGCTTCTGGCCAGCCTCACAGCCAGCCCTTGCGGTGAAGAAGCCATGCCTCAGGTTCTCATGTCTCTTACCTGAATCACTGtgttttttagaaaagataaGCTCAATGATTTCAGCCCTTGCCTTTTCTTGTATGTAACGACTGACAGTATTAATGATTTTCCCTCTGCGATCTATAACCAGATGTGCTCTCACACCCAGACTTTGATGAGATTTTGCTTTAATGTAACTTCTGAGCACATCACCATCTAATACGCAAGTTGTGGGTTCATACACTGCTTTGGAGCAGTCTAACTGAAACAAAGATTCACTTGGGTTGCCATCCTCAGGAAGACTCAGTGAAACTGACTTTAATTCTGTAAAAGCCTAGGTTTCTCTTTCGTTGACACGATCTGTGATCTGTCacagtttttacattttgtaacTCTGTTGGGCTCATATAGGTATCAAAACAATGCTGGCTTCTTCCAGTATCTTAAGGTAACTGAGAAGGTTGCTTCATCTCAGAGAGAAATTCCATTAGAGTCATTGGGGCACAGAGGTTTTTTACTATTCTTCAACCTCTGCAGGAAGCAATGATGCATTATTTCATGAACTAGAAGTAATTAACCT
The sequence above is a segment of the Theropithecus gelada isolate Dixy chromosome 14, Tgel_1.0, whole genome shotgun sequence genome. Coding sequences within it:
- the LOC112607225 gene encoding putative small nuclear ribonucleoprotein G-like protein 15, which translates into the protein MNKAHSPKLKTRMDKFSLKLNGGRYVQGILWGSSHFMNLMIDECVKMAISGQQNNIRTVEIEGNSIITLKALEQV